GCAGGGGTCGCGGTCTGGCCATTCAGTTCATTGCCAACGGCCGCACACATCATATGAGGTACTACTTGGCCGATGGCATATACCCAAGGTGGCCTGTTTTTTTGAAGACGATCAGCTGCCCAATTGGTGAGAGGAGAGCCTTGTTTGCGGCAAAGCAGGAGTTCGCgcggaaggatgtggagcaggcttttggggtgctccaatcgcggtgGGCAATCGTGAAAGGTCCGGCGCGTTTCTGGTACAAGGAAGTCATCGATGacgtcatgtatgcgtgcatcatcatgcataacatgatagtcgaacaagAACATGGACATGTCACCAATTGGGTGGATGATGAAGCCGGATCTAGCTCCAGCACGGCGACCTCGCCTGTCACTCGAGGATTACCGATGGGCTTCGGTGCGGTTCTACAGCGACAGGCCTCAATGCGCAACCAACAAGACCATACTCAGCTCATGaccgacatgattgaagaagtttggaaccGCAACCACCGTCGTTCAgaaattgtagtttttttatttcgtattgtaatgtttgaattttaatgaaatgaagttatttttccaaattttgaagtatttaaatattcaaataataaataaaatgcttaggACGGACTATAGTCCGcccactgcaggtggaataggaggaggataaaatgctgacgtggcggtgcatagggcgtcgcttaggacGTCGCTCCATGttacatattttttacttatttggCAAATTAGTAAGTACTGTGGATAATTAAATGCAAACTCTGAATATTGTACAATTCCAAACTATGATTTGGACAGTTAAAAAAGGTCAAcagattacaaaataatatcaacgTAAAATATTAACACACTGTCAACagttgacactgtgttgacattttgttgatatcaaaatcttgaaattttacattgtGTTAACATGTGTTGAAAAGTTTAGAGTTTGTACagatttgtattttatcactGCGTTACgagtatttgtattttatcactGTGTTAACAtgtgttgaaattttattaacaTGTGTTAACTTTGCATTTCTAatacatggagtattaatttaagaCTTTATAAAACCGAAATCGAGtacaaatgaataaaatttgaaaaaatagaactttataaccaaaaaaatctTGTGGGGGGAAATATGACACACTTAGTCGTGGATGGAATGAGTATTATTTGAAGGTGAGTATTAATTTAAggattcataattaataatatttgagaAATTAGTAGTTTATAATGAAAGAAATTTACCAGGACTGCAGTACATAATGACTTAtgactaattaaatatatttatagaattaacaagttaataaataaagatttggtTTTAAACGTACTTTATGACCAAAGAAATTTACCAGGACTGCAGTAGGTAATGGCTTATGACTAATTAAATAGATTTGTAGAATTAACAAgctaataaataaagatttggtTTTAAACTTCGGTGATGACATCCACGTGTGATTCATGAATGCAatcatatataatttcattaaaaaaattcaccgCAGAAATATTGCGAACAAATCAATCATTTGCTCGCATTACAAAATTGACCGtttttacaatttatttatttgcttaatttttttactgtattatttttagataCAAAAGCGGGATTGGCTGCAGTGGGCAAATCCATATCATGGAATGTTGTGTGCAACACccatgaaaattaaatataattattatttttaattaagaacattcactttaattaacattcactttttttccATAATAGTGTTCACTTTATTAGAGTATATATAAATCCccataataaagtaaaatacattttatttatcgTCTTGGAAATATGTTTACTCTTTAGTATTGCCTTCGAAACCGACGTGACTAAATTAAAGCTGAAGTGATGATTAAATATTGAGTAATTAATCGATAATATCATGACTTTCAGttgaattttggattattttttttaaaatttaaatgtggttataatttataaatatcacaaattttgtCTTTGTCGTTGTTGTCAATTTCCCTTGACctgcaaaatcaaaatagtgtGGCTGAATTAAAActgaaatatcaaatttaatataaaaacagATGacattttagttaaaaaaaaaaaaaccttctcgtcaatatctttttttttttaactttacaTCCACCTCATGCCCTTCTTTTTTCTACTAAATTACACTATTgcaaacacaattttttaatttcaaaatttgattaatcacatctttctcaatttttcccaaaatagtctctctctttctctctcgtTTCCTCTCATTCGATGTCCTCACAATAAGACGATGATGTCATTTCCCGACGGGTTTTGGTAGAGAGAGAAGTGCACAGGATTCTTGTGAAGGTGGTTCTgttttattaatgttttttaattttatttttgaaatgatgttatagtattttatatagtatatctATACATAATGACacttaaaactttaattttagcAACGTTTGATTTCGATTTTGCGGGTCGGTgcaacataattttaaatttgtgttaaTGAATTATTGTGCAATATTTAATTGACACTCCGTCTATAGTTTAGCCGTATCAATTTCAGTTTTTGgaatagaaaaatgttttagagGCATAATGACAATGTCATAACGAGGTTAAAATAGTAATTGtgcattatattattatttgtatttaaaatgatgtaatgtttatattatactttattacCCTTTACATTAAATTGTTCActaatatacttaattaagGACGTTGCTCTAATTATGcctattcaattattttcttaacatAATGCATAATGTGTTTTTCAcattcataatttcaatttctcatgataataaactaaaatataaagaattttaaaaaatttacaagttTTAGCATTGTTGAATTAAAAGGAATATAAGGTTTGAAAATGCCAAAAAGgtataattagtaaatttatttgaatttaacaGGAAGAAAAgttgtaataatatatatattatagtatGATTAACAAGgatattataaaaagaaactcaatggagtattaaaacttttcatatttgtttattgaaaattatgttataaatttggtatttctaaataaaattaaatttattattaaattttttgacagAAAACTTTTCAATGAAAGAAAACGTTTTGCTTTCAAAAATTGATAGtgcatttattttatcatgGTATAAATTTACTTAATATAGCATTAGGGTGAATTAGtcatgatataaaatatagttatggCAAAGTGATATAAGGGCATTATGACATAAAggcattatgtctctaaatcactgcCCTTTGGAATAATAGGAAATAATAGAAAACAATAACAAAgttaatgatatttttgagCAAGTTTTAACTTCATTGAAAAATCTGTAATTCGACCAAAGTTAGTGATAAaagtgtattaaataaaaattaatgtaccacataaaatattagtatcatAATTGTTGAGTATTTCTCTCATGCTTATAGTAGCGTATTTTCGTCCTATATTTTCCCTAAAGTCTACTCCTAGACTTTTTTGTTAACAGCTGccattatttagttttaagcaatgttttaaaaatcggatcgGCCGATGAACCGGTGAGGCTACTGGTTCACGGTTCAACCGGTCCGACCGGTTCAATCACTGGTCGAACCGTTTTAccttgcaaaaataaaattaaatatgattttacaaaatatattaaatttggtgagcatatattacaattaatattaacatataacaaaaatatatattaaacattttaagtaaattaaatattaagagTATTTAAAGTAAGTGAatggtaaaatttaaatatttattaaatatataaaattttaattaatgtaaccaaaaaaagtacatatttta
The nucleotide sequence above comes from Salvia hispanica cultivar TCC Black 2014 chromosome 5, UniMelb_Shisp_WGS_1.0, whole genome shotgun sequence. Encoded proteins:
- the LOC125189893 gene encoding uncharacterized protein LOC125189893, with protein sequence MILEAVADHRLWIWHAYFGVVWSNNDTNVLNSSTLFANQCRGRGLAIQFIANGRTHHMRYYLADGIYPRWPVFLKTISCPIGERRALFAAKQEFARKDVEQAFGVLQSRWAIVKGPARFWYKEVIDDVMYACIIMHNMIVEQEHGHVTNWVDDEAGSSSSTATSPVTRGLPMGFGAVLQRQASMRNQQDHTQLMTDMIEEVWNRNHRRSEIINYIDDN